A region from the Rhinoderma darwinii isolate aRhiDar2 chromosome 2, aRhiDar2.hap1, whole genome shotgun sequence genome encodes:
- the TRIM63 gene encoding E3 ubiquitin-protein ligase TRIM63 isoform X1: MDYNADIIRDNSPMDSLEKQLICPICLEMFNKPVVILPCQHNLCRKCANDVFQAGNPYWPTRTSVSGGKFRCPTCRHEVILDRHGVYGLQRNLLVENIIDIYKQDFNSRPEKKPENHPMCEKHEDERINIYCISCQVPTCSMCKVFGAHKDCEVSPLQNVYQTQKTELNGCISMLVAGNDRIQTIISQLEESSKTIKESSQRKREAINELFVELNSVIEEKRGDLVERISQAEIEKLNFARSLIVKYQEQLQSSSDLLQSAFQSVEQTGHATFLLKSKQLIKRIMEASKGSQLEKTEPGFETMDQFTLDIEHVIECLRSLDFSTCCEYEEEEEDIEEYEEPEEGKPEVTGQQ; this comes from the exons atggattacaatGCAGATATTATCCGGGACAATAGTCCTATGGATAGCTTGGAGAAGCAGCTAATTTGTCCTATTTGCCTTGAAATGTTCAACAAACCTGTGGTGATCCTGCCATGCCAACACAACCTGTGTCGGAAATGTGCTAATGATGTATTTCAG GCTGGAAACCCATATTGGCCCACACGAACTTCTGTGTCTGGTGGGAAATTTCGATGCCCAACATGTCGTCATGAGGTCATTTTAGACCGTCATGGAGTTTATGGGCTTCAAAGGAACCTACTTGTAGAGAACATAATAGACATTTACAAACAGGACTTCAACAG CCGACCTgagaaaaaacctgaaaatcatccAATGTGTGAAAAGCATGAAGATGAGAGGATAAACATTTATTGCATAAGCTGCCAAGTACCAACTTGCTCCATGTGTAAAGTGTTTGGAGCTCATAAAGACTGTGAAGTTTCTCCCCTCCAGAACGTATACCAGACTCAGAAG ACAGAGCTCAATGGCTGTATATCCATGCTGGTCGCTGGTAACGACAGAATTCAGACTATAATTAGCCAACTGGAGGAGTCCTCTAAAACAATAAAG GAGAGCAGTCAAAGGAAGAGGGAGGCCATCAATGAATTATTTGTGGAACTGAACAGTGTGATTGAGGAGAAAAGGGGAGATCTTGTGGAGAGGATATCTCAAGCAGAGATAGAAAAGCTAAATTTTGCACGTTCCCTCATTGTTAAATACCAGGAACAACTTCAATCCTCTTCTGACCTATTGCAAAGTGCTTTTCAATCAGTGGAACAGACCGGTCATGCTACTTTTCTTCTG aaatccaAGCAGCTTATAAAAAG AATCATGGAAGCCTCTAAAGGTTCCCAGCTTGAGAAGACAGAACCTGGTTTTGAGACTATGGACCAATTTACTTTGGACATTGAGCATGTTATCGAATGTTTGAGAAGCCTCGATTTTAGTACAT GCTGTGAAtatgaggaggaagaggaggatatAGAGGAATATGaggagccagaagaagggaaACCTGAAG TTACAGGGCAGCAATAA
- the TRIM63 gene encoding E3 ubiquitin-protein ligase TRIM63 isoform X2 codes for MCVFDRDALPFLGYIVSNRGLEMDLEKAGNPYWPTRTSVSGGKFRCPTCRHEVILDRHGVYGLQRNLLVENIIDIYKQDFNSRPEKKPENHPMCEKHEDERINIYCISCQVPTCSMCKVFGAHKDCEVSPLQNVYQTQKTELNGCISMLVAGNDRIQTIISQLEESSKTIKESSQRKREAINELFVELNSVIEEKRGDLVERISQAEIEKLNFARSLIVKYQEQLQSSSDLLQSAFQSVEQTGHATFLLKSKQLIKRIMEASKGSQLEKTEPGFETMDQFTLDIEHVIECLRSLDFSTCCEYEEEEEDIEEYEEPEEGKPEVTGQQ; via the exons GCTGGAAACCCATATTGGCCCACACGAACTTCTGTGTCTGGTGGGAAATTTCGATGCCCAACATGTCGTCATGAGGTCATTTTAGACCGTCATGGAGTTTATGGGCTTCAAAGGAACCTACTTGTAGAGAACATAATAGACATTTACAAACAGGACTTCAACAG CCGACCTgagaaaaaacctgaaaatcatccAATGTGTGAAAAGCATGAAGATGAGAGGATAAACATTTATTGCATAAGCTGCCAAGTACCAACTTGCTCCATGTGTAAAGTGTTTGGAGCTCATAAAGACTGTGAAGTTTCTCCCCTCCAGAACGTATACCAGACTCAGAAG ACAGAGCTCAATGGCTGTATATCCATGCTGGTCGCTGGTAACGACAGAATTCAGACTATAATTAGCCAACTGGAGGAGTCCTCTAAAACAATAAAG GAGAGCAGTCAAAGGAAGAGGGAGGCCATCAATGAATTATTTGTGGAACTGAACAGTGTGATTGAGGAGAAAAGGGGAGATCTTGTGGAGAGGATATCTCAAGCAGAGATAGAAAAGCTAAATTTTGCACGTTCCCTCATTGTTAAATACCAGGAACAACTTCAATCCTCTTCTGACCTATTGCAAAGTGCTTTTCAATCAGTGGAACAGACCGGTCATGCTACTTTTCTTCTG aaatccaAGCAGCTTATAAAAAG AATCATGGAAGCCTCTAAAGGTTCCCAGCTTGAGAAGACAGAACCTGGTTTTGAGACTATGGACCAATTTACTTTGGACATTGAGCATGTTATCGAATGTTTGAGAAGCCTCGATTTTAGTACAT GCTGTGAAtatgaggaggaagaggaggatatAGAGGAATATGaggagccagaagaagggaaACCTGAAG TTACAGGGCAGCAATAA